A genomic window from Cucumis melo cultivar AY chromosome 8, USDA_Cmelo_AY_1.0, whole genome shotgun sequence includes:
- the LOC103484533 gene encoding stem-specific protein TSJT1-like isoform X3, whose amino-acid sequence MLALFDSQSVPSPPELQSPASFRLPTAKPKLPREILDHFLSSGSRGALSMSFGNAASIAFDPSASHSAHHQMLFCGLDEMYCMFKGSLNNLSRLNKQYGLSKATNEAMFVIEAYRTLRDRGPYPADQVLKELEGNFAFVVFDRKAGSVFAALDANEGMDLYWGTAADGSLVISDKLEVIKAGCAKSFAPFPPGCMFHSERGLMSFEHPTKKMKAMPRIDSEGVMCGANFKVDVQSRVHTMPRVGSEANWATWGSHA is encoded by the exons ATGTTAGCCCTTTTCGATAGCCAATCCGTTCCCTCACCACCGGAGCTTCAAAGTCCGGCGTCATTTCGCCTACCGACGGCGAAGCCCAAACTTCCTCGAGAAATTCTCGATCATTTCCTTTCTTCCGGTTCTCGTGGAGCTCTGTCTATGTCTTTTGGAAATGCAGCGTCCATAGCGTTCGATCCATCTGCATCTCATTCCGCTCACCATCAAAT GTTGTTTTGTGGCTTAGATGAAATGTACTGTATGTTCAAGGGGAGTTTGAACAACCTGAGTCGGTTGAACAAGCAGTACGGGCTTTCAAAAGCTACGAATGAAGCCATGTTCGTGATCGAAGCTTATCGAACCCTAAGAGACCGTGGGCCATACCCAGCCGATCAAGTTCTTAAAGAACTCGAAGGAAACTTCGCCTTTGTGGTTTTTGACCGCAAGGCCGGCTCTGTATTTGCAGCTCTG gATGCAAATGAGGGAATGGATTTGTATTGGGGGACTGCCGCCGATGGCTCTCTTGTAATATCGGACAAGTTGGAGGTGATTAAAGCTGGATGTGCCAAGTCATTTGCACCATTTCCACCTG GTTGTATGTTCCACAGCGAGAGAGGGCTAATGAGTTTCGAACATCCGACAAAGAAGATGAAGGCAATGCCTAGAATTGATAGTGAGGGAGTTATGTGTGGGGCAAACTTTAAGGTTGATGTCCAATCAAGGGTTCACACCATGCCACGTGTCGGAAGCGAAGCCAACTGGGCAACCTGGGGTTCACATGCCTGA
- the LOC103484533 gene encoding stem-specific protein TSJT1-like isoform X2 — MLALFDSQSVPSPPELQSPASFRLPTAKPKLPREILDHFLSSGSRGALSMSFGNAASIAFDPSASHSAHHQIEIEWGKNGRLFCGLDEMYCMFKGSLNNLSRLNKQYGLSKATNEAMFVIEAYRTLRDRGPYPADQVLKELEGNFAFVVFDRKAGSVFAALDANEGMDLYWGTAADGSLVISDKLEVIKAGCAKSFAPFPPGCMFHSERGLMSFEHPTKKMKAMPRIDSEGVMCGANFKVDVQSRVHTMPRVGSEANWATWGSHA; from the exons ATGTTAGCCCTTTTCGATAGCCAATCCGTTCCCTCACCACCGGAGCTTCAAAGTCCGGCGTCATTTCGCCTACCGACGGCGAAGCCCAAACTTCCTCGAGAAATTCTCGATCATTTCCTTTCTTCCGGTTCTCGTGGAGCTCTGTCTATGTCTTTTGGAAATGCAGCGTCCATAGCGTTCGATCCATCTGCATCTCATTCCGCTCACCATCAAAT TGAGATTGAATGGGGGAAAAATGGCAGGTTGTTTTGTGGCTTAGATGAAATGTACTGTATGTTCAAGGGGAGTTTGAACAACCTGAGTCGGTTGAACAAGCAGTACGGGCTTTCAAAAGCTACGAATGAAGCCATGTTCGTGATCGAAGCTTATCGAACCCTAAGAGACCGTGGGCCATACCCAGCCGATCAAGTTCTTAAAGAACTCGAAGGAAACTTCGCCTTTGTGGTTTTTGACCGCAAGGCCGGCTCTGTATTTGCAGCTCTG gATGCAAATGAGGGAATGGATTTGTATTGGGGGACTGCCGCCGATGGCTCTCTTGTAATATCGGACAAGTTGGAGGTGATTAAAGCTGGATGTGCCAAGTCATTTGCACCATTTCCACCTG GTTGTATGTTCCACAGCGAGAGAGGGCTAATGAGTTTCGAACATCCGACAAAGAAGATGAAGGCAATGCCTAGAATTGATAGTGAGGGAGTTATGTGTGGGGCAAACTTTAAGGTTGATGTCCAATCAAGGGTTCACACCATGCCACGTGTCGGAAGCGAAGCCAACTGGGCAACCTGGGGTTCACATGCCTGA
- the LOC103484535 gene encoding clathrin light chain 1-like, translating into MSTFDAYSMDGEDSYGGYGSYTNFSGAFPGDADVTVEHTPASPDVFGFDDPSPNYSQAPFDPIHVENGNGNGYGAAEDEVGDGVFVSDGPILPPPSEMGVEEGYALREWRRQNAIQLEEKEKREKELRIKIIEEAEEYKIGFYEKRKLNVESNKVNNREREKLYLANQEKFHKEADKQYWKAIAELIPNEVPNIEKKRGKKDQEKKPSILVVQGPKPGKPTDLSRMRQILVKLKHTPPPHMKPPPPPPAKDAKDAKDGKDAKDGKDAKNEKDAATKASDPVPGAATANGTSHKPQEPTVAPAADEDQTAT; encoded by the exons ATGTCCACCTTCGACGCCTACAGTATGGACGGTGAAGACAGCTATGGCGGTTACGGATCCTACACCAATTTCTCCGGCGCCTTCCCCGGAGACGCCGATGTGACCGTCGAGCATACTCCTGCCTCGCCGGACGTCTTTGGATTCGACGATCCCAGCCCTAACTACTCTCAGGCTCCTTTTGATCCGATTCATGTAGAGAATGGAAATGGAAACGGCTATGGTGCGGCTGAGGATGAAGTCGGCGATGGTGTGTTCGTATCCGATGGTCCAATTCTTCCCCCTCCTAGCGAGATGGGCGTGGAGGAAGGCTATGCTCTTCGTGAATGGCGTCG CCAAAACGCCATTCAGCTTGAAGAGAAGGAGAAAAGGGAGAAAGAATTGAGAATTAAAATTATTGAAGAAGCTGAGGAGTATAAAATAGGTTTCTATGAGAAAAGAAAGCTTAATGTTGAGAGTAACAAGGTTAACAACAGAGAAAGAGAGAAG TTATATTTGGCAAATCAGGAGAAATTTCATAAAGAGGCCGATAAACAATACTGGAAAGCAATTGCAGAACTAATTCCCAACGAAGTTCCTAATATTGAGAAAAAGAGAGGAAAGAAGGATCAAGAAAAGAAACCATCGATACTAGTTGTTCAGGGTCCAAAGCCTGGGAAACCCACTGATCTTTCAAGAATGCGGCAAATTCTCGTGAAATTGAAGCACACACCCCCACCTCATATGAAACCACCACCACCCCCACCTGCCAAGGATGCCAAGGATGCCAAAGATGGCAAAGACGCTAAAGATGGAAAGGATGccaaaaatgaaaaagatgCAGCAACAAAAGCATCCGATCCCGTACCTGGAGCTGCCACTGCCAATGGCACTTCTCACAAACCTCAAGAGCCAACTGTTGCTCCCGCTGCCGATGAAGATCAAACTGCTACATAA
- the LOC103484533 gene encoding stem-specific protein TSJT1-like isoform X1, with amino-acid sequence MLALFDSQSVPSPPELQSPASFRLPTAKPKLPREILDHFLSSGSRGALSMSFGNAASIAFDPSASHSAHHQIIEVSEIEWGKNGRLFCGLDEMYCMFKGSLNNLSRLNKQYGLSKATNEAMFVIEAYRTLRDRGPYPADQVLKELEGNFAFVVFDRKAGSVFAALDANEGMDLYWGTAADGSLVISDKLEVIKAGCAKSFAPFPPGCMFHSERGLMSFEHPTKKMKAMPRIDSEGVMCGANFKVDVQSRVHTMPRVGSEANWATWGSHA; translated from the exons ATGTTAGCCCTTTTCGATAGCCAATCCGTTCCCTCACCACCGGAGCTTCAAAGTCCGGCGTCATTTCGCCTACCGACGGCGAAGCCCAAACTTCCTCGAGAAATTCTCGATCATTTCCTTTCTTCCGGTTCTCGTGGAGCTCTGTCTATGTCTTTTGGAAATGCAGCGTCCATAGCGTTCGATCCATCTGCATCTCATTCCGCTCACCATCAAAT TATTGAAGTTAGTGAGATTGAATGGGGGAAAAATGGCAGGTTGTTTTGTGGCTTAGATGAAATGTACTGTATGTTCAAGGGGAGTTTGAACAACCTGAGTCGGTTGAACAAGCAGTACGGGCTTTCAAAAGCTACGAATGAAGCCATGTTCGTGATCGAAGCTTATCGAACCCTAAGAGACCGTGGGCCATACCCAGCCGATCAAGTTCTTAAAGAACTCGAAGGAAACTTCGCCTTTGTGGTTTTTGACCGCAAGGCCGGCTCTGTATTTGCAGCTCTG gATGCAAATGAGGGAATGGATTTGTATTGGGGGACTGCCGCCGATGGCTCTCTTGTAATATCGGACAAGTTGGAGGTGATTAAAGCTGGATGTGCCAAGTCATTTGCACCATTTCCACCTG GTTGTATGTTCCACAGCGAGAGAGGGCTAATGAGTTTCGAACATCCGACAAAGAAGATGAAGGCAATGCCTAGAATTGATAGTGAGGGAGTTATGTGTGGGGCAAACTTTAAGGTTGATGTCCAATCAAGGGTTCACACCATGCCACGTGTCGGAAGCGAAGCCAACTGGGCAACCTGGGGTTCACATGCCTGA